TCTTGGTGAGGAACAGATATTGAGGCTGGTCACCGAACAATTGACACGGCTCTTTGGCCCTTCAGCAGAAAAACCTCTAGCTCTATTTTACAAAGATTGGGCGAGCGATCAGGCAACAGCTGTGGAGGAAGATGCACAACCATTGACCGCTTTCCCGGAATATGGCCTGCCGGCAGGAATGATTTCGTGGGAAAACAAAGTTGTTTTCGCGGGTACAGAAACAGCATCTGGACATGGAGGGCATCTGGAAGGCGCACTTCAAGCAGCAGAGCGAGCAGCAGCTGAAGCAATGAAAGCTTTATGATAGGAACAAGGCCTGATCCAATAGGGATCGGGCCTTTTTAACATTAGTATTTAGTGATGTTATGATGCCTCTTGCTGAAGTCGGTCTCCTGGTAGTAGCTGTTTTTTACGAGTATATTTGGGCCCAGGCAGGATACAGCGGGGCAGTGGCAGCTTAGCTGCTTGGCGACTTCGGATTCCTGCCATTTTTGATAGGCGTCTTCTAGCCTCGTGTCCTTGATATTGCCTAGCGGAGGGGTGTCGCCGAAATCGGTGACGATGATATCGCCATTGAAAATATTCACATTAAGACGTGAACGTCCATCTGGATCGTTCCTGACGGTGACGTTCTTGCTGCTGTATAGACGTTTCAGGAGTTCCAGGTCCTCCTTATTGCTGCTGCAGGCGTAAAAAGGCAGCGTTCCGAACAACATCCACACATTTTCATCACGAATGTCGAGCAGATGGTGGATGGCATGGCGAGTTTCTTCAAGCGTCAGCGATTCCAGGCTGCTGGCAAAATCGCTAGGATACATAGGGTGCACCTCATGCCTCTGGCACTGCATTTCATCAACGATTTGCCTGTGTATTTTTTCAAGATAAGGCAAGGTGCGTTTGTTGAGCATGGTTTCTGCTGACACCATGACTCCGGCTTTGACGAGCTCTCTACTGTTTTCTATCATTCTTGTAAAATATTTCTCGCGCTGCTGGTAGTCAGGCTTCTTTTCCATCATCGCAAAACCGCCTTGAACGAAGTCATCGACAGTACCCCAGTTGTGGGAGATATGGAGAACATCCAAATAGGGAATGATCAACTCATACCGCGAAAGGTCCATTGTTAAATTGGAATTGATTTGCGTCCGGACGCCACGTTCAGAAGCATATTTCAAAATCGGCACAACATAATTTTTTACAGAAGAAAGGGAAAGCATCGGCTCTCCGCCGGTAATGCTCAAAGACCGGAGCTTCGGGATTTCCTCCAAACGGTGCAAAAGCAGCTCCAAGGGAAGTGCGGCAGGGTCCTTGGTCTGCAATGTATAGCCGACAGCGCAATGCTCGCAGCGCATATTGCAAAGGGTTGTCGTCGTGAATTCAATATTGGTGAGTTGAGGGCTGCCATATTGTTCAACATCAAGATATGCTTCCCAGGGGTCGTGTTGAGGGGAAATGGTTTGTATGTATGACATGATTGGCTCCTTAGTCAGTAGTTTGGAAAAACCATTACATTATACATGAGCGCCGTACAATCGACTATTCCTCTCCCCCTATTTTTACAGGTTGCAGCTTTCTTTGCCGTTGGTTCATTTTACCTATTAATGATATAGTGATAAATAACTAACTTGAGAGGAAGCTAAAATCCATGAAGTGTAATGCATGTTCGGTTGGGAGTCTGCAGTTTGAGATCAAGGTGGATGGAGAACGTAATTTGTTCATCTTTCCTGAAGTCATTGAGCAAATGGAACGTAATGGCGAATTGCTCTGGGTTAAAGATGATTCATTGGCGGTAAAGGAATCAGGCATGAGGGATTTCCTTGATTTTTGCCGGGACCATATGGAGTCGGAGAGGGTTTTTTTCCGGCTGGAAGGCAAGGACTGGCTGCTGGTCGCTGAAGCGGAAGATGTCCTCGAGAGCCAATGGATTGATGAGGTAATCCGTAAAGAGTTGGTGACCTGTCACGCTCAGCCGATCCTTGATGGAGCAGGGGAAGTTTATGCGTATGAGATGCTGGCCAGATTCCATAGTGAAGATGGGTCAATTATTTATCCAGGGGAAATCTTTGGGGCGGCTAGGAAAAGGGACCGATTGTATGCACTTGACCGAATTTGCCGGATGGCTGCAGTAAGGGCGGCAGCTTTTACAGATAAAAAGGTTTTTATTAATTTCATTCCGACCTCCATTTATTCACCGGAATTCTGTTTGAGGTCGACCACGTTGCTGGCTAATCGCTTAGGAGTGCACCCGGGCCGTCTAGTCTTTGAAGTCGTGGAAACGGAAAATGTGGAAGACACAGATCATTTGAAACGGATCCTGGCTTTTTACAAAGAAAAGGGGTTCCGCTATGCACTGGATGATGTAGGCGAGGGGTATAGTACATTGGAGTTGCTTGCCGAGCTGCAGCCGCATTATATGAAACTGGATATGAAATATGTCCAGGGAGTTTCCAATGACCAGCAAAAACAGCAGACGGCACTCGCATTTTTAGCAGAAGCCGTAAAGCTTGGTTCAGTACCGCTGGCCGAGGGAATCGAGGAGCAGGAAGACTTTGACTGGTTAAAAGAAAAGGGCTACAAGCTATTCCAGGGGTATCTTTTCGGGAGACCTGCACCAGCTGAGAACCTTAAAAAAGCTCTGGAACACCAGCTTTCTTAAAATCGTACATTGTTGATATAAGTAGGAGAATACATAGGCGGAGAATTTCCGACTATTGTCATCAAAGGGGTCTTTAGAAGCAGCAATTAGCGGAGATATTCCGGTTAACTGCTGTAAAAAGGACAAAATCCATCGATTTGAATGAAATTAACGGAAAAACGACTCTTATTCTTAAGGAAATAAGGGTCGTTTCCAATTTAAGAGAAATTCTTCCGTTTATATTTCAAACATGTGAAACAGAGGTGTTTTCATCGCTGAATTTATACCGGATTTGTTGGAGTTATTATTGCTTTTTTTAGTCTTACATAGAGCAGCATGAAATAAAAATAAAGCCTTGCCCATATTGACCGGGCAAGGCTTTTGAAGTTCTTATGCAGTCTCTTTTACTGCAATGAGTGCATCTGAAGTCTTTCTCTGGTAGTAGTACCAGTTGAGGATGATCGACAGTACATAGAAGCCGATGAAGATAAAGAATGCTGGCGCATAACCTCCGGAAATATTGACGGACCAGCCGAACAGCTTTGGAATCAAGAATGATCCGTAGGCTGCGAATGCAGCTGTGAAACCAAGTACTGGTGCAGCTTCTTTCGGGACGAAAATTCCAGGGATCATCTGGAATGTTGAGCCAGATCCGATTCCGGAAGCGATGAACAAGATCAAGAATGAAGCCAGGAAGCCGCCGAACTGCTTAGTGCCAAGGAAGTAAATGACGCTTCCTGCACCAGCCATCATGACAGCCAATACGATTGCTGTCAGCTTCGCGCCACCCATCTTGTCAGCCAGCCATCCGCCTACTGGACGGGATGCTGCAGCAAGAAATGCGCCTAAGAATGCTAAAGAGATATATTCAGGGAATTGAGATTTCAACAATAGCGGGAATGCCGCTGAGTATCCAATGAATGAACCGAATGTTGCCACGTAAAGCCAAGTCATGATCCAAGTGTGCTTTCTTTTTACGATGACGAACTGGTCTGAGAATGATTGCTTTGTGCCAGGCAGGTTATCCATGCCGAACCATGCTGCAATTGTAACGATTGCGATTGGGATCAGCCAGATGAACGCTGCGTTTTGAAGCCATACTTCCTGGCCGTTAGACAATTGCTGTCCATCGCCAGCAACAAATGCGAAAGTTCCAGTCGTGATGATCAGTGGAGTAACGAATTGAACAACTGATACACCCATGTTACCTAAACCGCCGTTAATGCCAAGCGCGGTTCCACGTGCTTTTTTCGGGAAAAAGAAACTGATGTTGGATGAAGAACTTGAAAAGTTTCCGCCACCAAGGCCGCAAAGTGCAGCAAGCAAAAGCATCACTGAGTAAGGTGTTTCTGGATTCTGAACGGCGAATCCAATACCGACAGCCGGAATGGCAAGGACTGCAGTTGTGAGGACCGTCCAGTTACGTCCACCCATCATACCTACGCCGAAAGTGTACACAAATCGTAAAGTTGCACCTACAAGACCAGGCATTGCTGCCAAAGTGAAAAGCTGCTGATCAGTAAAACTAAAACCAATATCATTCAAGCGAATTGCGACTACAGACCAAATTTGCCAGACTATGAACGCGAGCATCAAGGAAGGAACAGAGATCCATAAATTCCGTTGGGCATGCTTCTTGCCTTCGGATTGCCAAAAACCATCGTCTTCAGGATTCCATTTATTTATGCGTGCCATTTTAATTCCTCCATATATTTTTGAATGGGTGTTTACAAGATTAATAAACCATTTATATCACATGCGAGGTGTGACGAACCTCACATCTGAGAACACCATCACAATTCTGTCAAAAAGTCTTGAACATTTTTTGACAGGAAGTAGGGAACAGGTAAGGGAAAACACCTATTGGGGTTTTTGTTTTTTCGAATAACGGAAAATTGAGGTCTGGTTTAAAGATTAGTGACCGAAAGGGGGGCTTTTACGTTAACGGAGGGGAAGATGAAGAAAAGTGGCGGGTGAATCATTCCATATGAGTCATGGTATTTGGCTTCAACATTTACTTTTATTGGCGAAATTTCCAATATATCGACCACATTTCATAATATATCAGCGGATTTTTGATTTTATCGACCATATTTAAGGATATATCGACCACTTTTAGCAATATATCGACTAACTCAAATGGAATCAATAACAGAAAACAGCCTTATCCGATTATGGATAAGGCTGTTTTCTGTTATTACCTATGATTGATTGGCTCGCCAGCTAAAATAGGTGCAGGAATGGCCAGCTGCTTTTCTTTTGAAGTAACAGGTTTGTTTTTTAGGATGGTAAATAAGAAACAGCCTGCGATGACGATGACGCTGCCGGCGGCCTGGGTCCAGGTCATTTTCTCATCTAAAAAGGCGAAGGCTAAAACGGCAGTAAAGATGGGATTGAAATTAAGGAACAGCCCGGCGGTACTTGGTCCGAGTTTGTTCACTCCGATATTCCAGAGAACCATGCAAAGGACTGTTGAAATCAGGCCTGTATATAAAATAGATTGAATAAATGGTGCATTGATAGTTCTTACCGTGAATTCAGTAGTATTAAAAGGCAGGAGGACGAGAAGGCCAAATATGCCAGAGTAGAGAATGGACATCATCGGTGTGACAGTTGCCATCGCCCACTTGCTGCAAACGGAATATATTCCCCACATGCCCACAGCGGCCATCATATAGAGATCCCCAGTATTGAATTGCAATGAAAACAATAACTCGAAATTTCCTTTTGACAGAACGAGCAAAACGCCAAATAGTGAGACAAGCATTGAAAAGAACTGTAGAGAGTTTATTTTCTCTTTTAGAAAAAAGAAAGAGAATGCAGCGATGGAAAACATGTTTAATGTCGAGATCAAACCGACATTCGTGGCCGAGGTTTTTTCCAGGGCCATGAATTGTAATGCCTGAAACAAGGCCACCCCGGTGATCCCCATTAAGAATAATGGAAGAATGGCTTTTTTTGGAGGAATCAGCTTTTTTTCTTTCCACCAGACAAGCGGAATCAGACAGATAATTGCGATGGCCCATCTGAGAATAGTCAAAGTGGCAGGGGAAGCATGTTCAACTAGCGTTTTCCCCACGATAAAATTACCGCCCCAAAGAAAGCTGGTCAGAAGTAATAAGAAATAATATTTCACGTCATTTAGCTCCCTTTCCAAAAGAGCCATTGTGCACAATGACATTGTTCATATGAATTATTTTAACATTTTACTTAAATGACAGAAGAATATTTTGTATAATTTAAGTAATTCGAAATAAATAAAAGTATTGTAGGATTTCGGTTTTAAAAATTCATTTTCTGGTAGTTGTTTGCCGTATTTTTGGAATAATTGAAAAGGGAGTATGGATCATGGAATCGATTGTAAGCAAGGTTTTGGACAATGTGGACATAAGAATACTGGATTTGCTTCAAAAGGATGCGCAGCTAAGCAATCTTGAACTATCAAAGCGTGTGAATTTATCTGCGCCAGCTGTTCATGCAAGAATCAAAAGGTTGGAATCAGAAGGATATATCAAAAAGCAGGTCGCGATTTTAAACCACGAGAAGCTTGGCTTTGATTTACTCTGCTTCGTTTTTATGAGCACAAATATGCACCAGGCTGAAAAGCTTGAATCCCTGGAAGCGACATTGGAATCGATGAAGGAAGTTTTAGAATGTCATTGCTTAACGGGGGAATATGACTATTTGCTAAAGGTTGCCTGCAAGGATCGCAAGGGGCTGGAAATTTTCATTAGAAAGTTGAATGAATTGGGCATAACCAAAATTCAAACAAGTCTGGCACTAAGGGAAATCAAGGATTCTACGGTGTTGCCGATACATGGACATGAGTGAAAATATTAAATCTATGAAATCTAAGCGCCTGGAACGGAAATAAAATAAAGAGAGTGCCCAAAAGTTTATACTTTTGGGACACCCTCATGTCATAAGTACTCATATCCTTTTTGAAAATGTTTTCTCAGTCCATCGGCCAGAGTGAAGAATCCCAGGATGACAATGGTGATGATGACACAAGCCACGAATGGGATCCAGGGATAGACAAAAATATCCTGAAGGATGTCTGAAAAAAGTAATGGCCAAGCATTTGAAGTGTTTTGTACTTCTACAACGATGCTGGTTTGGGCCTCGATTACTTGGAGTTTATGAGATAGATAGATTTTTACGATTCCGAGCTGGCCAATCAGGAACATGGTGCGGCCTAATTCAAGAAATACGCTGACGATTAATTCAGGGATTAACGCAGGTACATAGTATCTTTTAAAAAGTGTGACTGGACCAGACCCTGTTGTAATCGCAGCTTCAATATAAGGTTTTTGCGAAATGGACTGTACCTGAAGATGAATCTTTTCAGCGGCCCGGCCAGCCTCCAACAAGGCAATGATGCCTATCACGATATAGTAACGATGCTCTGAGTACACGAGTATGGGCATATTGACAATCAGGATGACCATGAAAACTGGCGGTACAAATGATAGGAATTTATTGAGGAAATCCTGTACCCATTTAACACCCCTGGAATAAAGAGAAAACACACCTAAAGGAATCGCAACGAGATATCTTAAGAGGACGACACTGAAAAGGACGATGAGCACCTCGCGAGTCCCTAGAATGATCCGGCTCAATAAATCAATTCCTTTTCTGTCCGTGCCGAATAGGTTTTCGATTGAAGGTGGAAATGGCGGAAGTTTGATATCGCCATCTATTACCCTGGATCCCACCATTGACAGGTCTTTGTCCACAAACGGGAGGTAGGGGCCGAAAATTCCAAAGAAAAATAGCGCGATCATAAAAATCGTTCCGATTAAAAGTTTAGGATTTTTCATCATACTTCGTTCCCTTCTTTCCTTAATTGCCGGTCCGAAGCAATCGTACTGGCCATTTGGCTCAGAAGTACGATAAAGGTGAAAATCAGGATATATTCGATAATGATCGGAATTTCAATTTCCATTTTTGCGCCAATGGTGAATACAGGTTTTACCTCGAAGGCGCGGAAGAAACGATAGGCACCGCCCCTGTACCCAGTCAAAAATTCAACGATAAACAGATTCGAAAGAAGATATAAGGTGATGGTGTTCAAATGGCTTAATATTTTCAGCCAGCCATTGCCGAGCATATGGATGAATATAATCTTGTTCGATGAGGTTCCCTTGCTCATGGCGGTCCTTATGTAATCCATCCCAGCCTCAGCCTGCAAGACAGACTGGGTGACCCTTGCGATATAAACAAGCGGATACATGGATAGAAAGAAGATCCCGAGCAGCTTGTTTGATAGAGTTTCACTTCCATACACATCTATATGCGGAAATCCGTAAGTGACCAGTATCATCAGTCCGATCTGTACCGATATGATCACAAAGAAATCAGGCATGGACAACAACAGTGAAGTCGTTCGCTGCCCCGGTAAACTAGCAAGTCCTTTGGAAAATCTAAAATCAAAGATTCCCTTCATGACACCGAAAATCAAGCTGATGAATAAGCTGGGAATCAGGAGAACAAGGCTCTTTTTAAAAAAGCGCCACACCTCTTCCTCCACACTGAGCAAGTGGACAGTTTGCCCAAGGCTTTTATCCGCGATGGCGTTTTTGAATGTTTGAAGGATGTTCTCTTTATATGTCTCCCATTGGAGAGTCTGCATCTGCTCGCCATACTGGTCTGTCATTTCCTGCCTTGAAAGGGAATGGTCAATATCCGGGTTTCCTCTCGGCATCATTACCAGCAATATTAAAAAAACTGCGACAAAAATCCACATGAATAGTAATTTCCCTAATTTAAAAATAAGCTGCAATTTAATCATCCTTATGGTTAATGAAGATTATCTATATGTATTCTCCTTATTATTAGGAAATTCCTCCCAGATGACACGCCCTTCTTATTTTATAGATTTGTCATATGTAAATCGCAAAAAAGTAGTGTTTAACGAACAATTCACTGCATCAAACAAGCCTTGATTCAATTTCTGGAATCAAGGCTCGTTGTTTAATTTCTTTGAATGCTGACAGGATATAAATATGGAACTTCTGGTTCTTCAGTAATCTCCCATTTAGAGACTTTTACAAGGGGGATAGGGGTATCCATGTATGACCCTGTTTCGATGACACCTTCTATTTTAATCCATGTGTCCTTTTCAATTGTTGCTGCATCCGGGAATTCTGACAAAAATCCAATGATGCTGGCATCGGCGACACAGTGGGTGACCAGGAAACGTGATACGACCAGCTGGTTTTCGGCAAATCCTTCCTCTTTATAAACGAAGCCATAGAGGCTTACCTTCCGGCCCTGATACTGATCGATGTTGGAGCTGATAGCTTCATAATAGGATGAATAGATACTGTCATTGAAAAAGATGGTCGATTCTGACTCCAATTCTTTCATCTCTTTATTGTATTCTTCATCTGTCATGAGATTTTCATAACCTGTAGCTGCCTCAGTGCCTTCGGGTATGGCAGAGCCTTGTCCAGCCTGATCATCACTATTCTCTGGCGGCTGATTGTCATCTCCAATTCCCTGGCTATCTGCCTGTTCTGTTTTTTCACTTTTTGCCCGGTTTCCCTGCCCGCTCTTGCTAGAACCCGCAATTGACAGCATTGCGCCCTTTTTATCTGCAATCGCAGAGTCGAGAACCTTTGCTGGCAGCATGAAGCCTGATAGCAGGGGGAGGACGATAATCAAGTAGGACACCAGTTTTTTTGCCGAAAAAGGTGTTGTCCCATGGTCATGAAAATGATCATGGTGATCATCATGAGCGCAGCATTCGCCCGCATGACTGCAGGAGTCGTGGCCATGTGCCCCTTTTATTGTCCAGACTCGTGTAATCTGGATGAAAAATAGGAGCAAAAATAGGAACGCGGCTGCCTGGCTTAAAAGCAAATACTTTGGATTGATGAATAAATAAATCTTTCCTGTAAAATGCAGCATATAAATCAAGACGGAAAATCCGAGCAGGATCAGTGACCTTGCCGCCTGCTGTGCATGGAATTGCATGGACAAGACCTCCTATAGCATGCCGCCAAACAGCATGAGAATAGTGAATACAGTCCCAGCGACGAGCGCAAGGACGGTCATGACAAATTTAAACCGGAACACACTCATCATGATCAGCGTATTTTTCAAGTCAATCATTGGACCGAAAATCAAGAAACCAAGGATTGACGTTGAAGGAAAGATGCTGCTGAAAGAAGCCCCAATGAAGGCATCTGCTTCAGAGCAAAGGGACAGGAAGAACGCCAGTCCCATCATGACAGCTAGTGAGGATGCAGCACCACTGCCAATTTCCAATAAAGTTTTCGCCGGCATATAAGTCTGAACTAAAGCTGCCAGGAATGCACCGATGATCAGATACTTGGCCATGTCGAAAAACTCATCAATCGAATGCTGGAGCATGGCCCAGAATTTTTCGAAAAAGGACTGATTTCCAGAATTGCTATGGATAGGCAATGAGGTGCTTTTTTTGAACTGCGTTCCTTTGAAAATCATCCCAACCATAAAGGCAACAAGAATCGCGATGGCAAATCCTAATCCCATTCGAAGCGCAGCAATTTTAACATCGTTGCCAAAAGCCATGTATGTAGACGCAATGACAATCGGATTGATAAGGGGGCCTGTCAGCATGAAGCCAATCGCAGCTGCTATTGGTACCCCTTTGCCAACTAACCTTCGGATGATTGGTACAATTCCGCATTCGCAGGCAGGGAAAAGAGCACCGACACTACAGCTCATGACAATCGCCAAATATTTGTTCTTAGGAATCCACCTGCTTATATGTTCTTCCGTAACGAAAATCTGGATCATTCCCGCAATCAGCACACCAATCAGGACGAACGGGAAGGCTTCTATTAAAATACTGAGGAATATTGTATTCAAATTAAGAATGGAAGACGGAATCTCCAGCTTATTTTGAAACCCCATCCCCAGGCTTAACAGCATCAGAAATGCAAGAATGACAGCAAACCCTGTAATATCCATAAGATTGGATCGGATTAATCGAATCATGTTTTCCTCCTATTTTTACGTTTACTAGATTATATAAGTTGAATAGAAGAGTTATGCATATTCTAGTAAAAAGACAATTAATTTAAAACTTTTTCCAGCGTCTGAAGATTCTTTCGCATCAGGCTGAAATAATCCTCTTCATTCTTCATATCTTCGATCGAGATGGATTCCAGGTTATACAGGGTAACTGTCTCAGCTCCGATTTCCTTTTGAATCATTTCTGCCACGCGGGAAGAAACATTTTGTTCAAATGCAATGTATTTCAGATCATGCTCTTTTGCTTCTTCAATTAAATTAGTTAATTCTTTTTGGGAAGGCTCCTGTGTAGGAGAAAGCCCGTTTACAGCTATTTGGATGATTCCATACCTATTTTCCCAGTACCCATAGGCTTCATGGGCGACAAGCAAATGCTTGTGTTCAGCCTGGTCAATCACATCTTTGAATTCATTGTCCAATTCCTTTAGCGCTTTCTCTAGCTGCGCGAAATTCTGTTCAAATTCCTGCTGACGATCAGGCATCAGCTCAATTAAGGAATCTTTGATATTTGATGCCAGTTTAATAGAGCGGATAGGATCAAGCCAAATATGTGGATCTAAGTTTTGATCATGATGCTCCTCCGAGTGTGCAGCGTCACCGTCATGGTGCTCTTCTTCAGAATGAGCGGCTTCATCGTCATGATGCTCATCATCGGAGTGAGCGGCTTCATCGTCATGATGCTCTTCACCGGAGTGAACTGCTTCATGGTCATGATGCTCTTCATCAGAGTGAGCGGCTTCATCGTCATGGTGCTCATCATCGGAGTGGGCGGCATCTCCTTCATGGGAATGCTTATGGGAGGATTCGATCATTTCCACGTTTTCTGCTGCTTTTACTATTCTAACTTTTTCGTTTTTTAAGGCTTGCTCGGCTTTTTCCGCAAATCCTTCGATTCCCGCACCGGAATAAATGAATAAATCTGCTTCAGCAAGCTTCATCATATCCTTCGTGCTTGGTTCGAAGCTGTGGGCGTCTACATTCGGAGGATAGATGCTTTCTACATCCACGAATTCCCCGCCAATTTTTTCCGCGAAATCCTGAAGAGGGTAGATCGTTGTATAGACCGTCAGCTTAGAAGTTTCTGAATTAATTTTGTTGGCCGATTCCTTGCTGGAAGAGCAGCCGGCTAGTGTCAAACCCACTAACAGCAGTAAACCAAGTGAAAGCTTAGTAATTTTCATAGTGAACTCCTTAACCAAATTTTTGTTAATCGAAATGATTACGATTTAAAGTTTAAAACAGGAATTTGCATTTGTAAATGATTTTCGTAATCATTACGATTTGTTTTTTTTTTAAGGATAATGGTGTTAGAATTCCAGGGCTGATGTTTAATGTAAATATAAATCCTCGTTCTAAAACCGGGAATTGGTGCACTTTGGGATTGAAAAGAATAGGCTTTTTCATCATTTAATGGTAGACTGCAGTAGGTAATCGGGAATACTAATGGTACAGCTTTCAATAGGAGGTTTTTTCATGCTTAACAATGACATAATGATCCGTTTGCGTTACGGACTGGATATTAAAGATACTGATATGGTGGAAATCTTCAAGCTTGGCGGCGTGAACGTTTCGAAGGACGATGTCCGCATGATGCTGCAGAGGATAGATGAAGATGAATATGGTGAAGAGATTGTCCCAGAGGGCTAC
This portion of the Mesobacillus sp. S13 genome encodes:
- the yfkAB gene encoding radical SAM/CxCxxxxC motif protein YfkAB; this translates as MSYIQTISPQHDPWEAYLDVEQYGSPQLTNIEFTTTTLCNMRCEHCAVGYTLQTKDPAALPLELLLHRLEEIPKLRSLSITGGEPMLSLSSVKNYVVPILKYASERGVRTQINSNLTMDLSRYELIIPYLDVLHISHNWGTVDDFVQGGFAMMEKKPDYQQREKYFTRMIENSRELVKAGVMVSAETMLNKRTLPYLEKIHRQIVDEMQCQRHEVHPMYPSDFASSLESLTLEETRHAIHHLLDIRDENVWMLFGTLPFYACSSNKEDLELLKRLYSSKNVTVRNDPDGRSRLNVNIFNGDIIVTDFGDTPPLGNIKDTRLEDAYQKWQESEVAKQLSCHCPAVSCLGPNILVKNSYYQETDFSKRHHNITKY
- a CDS encoding EAL domain-containing protein, producing MKCNACSVGSLQFEIKVDGERNLFIFPEVIEQMERNGELLWVKDDSLAVKESGMRDFLDFCRDHMESERVFFRLEGKDWLLVAEAEDVLESQWIDEVIRKELVTCHAQPILDGAGEVYAYEMLARFHSEDGSIIYPGEIFGAARKRDRLYALDRICRMAAVRAAAFTDKKVFINFIPTSIYSPEFCLRSTTLLANRLGVHPGRLVFEVVETENVEDTDHLKRILAFYKEKGFRYALDDVGEGYSTLELLAELQPHYMKLDMKYVQGVSNDQQKQQTALAFLAEAVKLGSVPLAEGIEEQEDFDWLKEKGYKLFQGYLFGRPAPAENLKKALEHQLS
- a CDS encoding MFS transporter translates to MARINKWNPEDDGFWQSEGKKHAQRNLWISVPSLMLAFIVWQIWSVVAIRLNDIGFSFTDQQLFTLAAMPGLVGATLRFVYTFGVGMMGGRNWTVLTTAVLAIPAVGIGFAVQNPETPYSVMLLLAALCGLGGGNFSSSSSNISFFFPKKARGTALGINGGLGNMGVSVVQFVTPLIITTGTFAFVAGDGQQLSNGQEVWLQNAAFIWLIPIAIVTIAAWFGMDNLPGTKQSFSDQFVIVKRKHTWIMTWLYVATFGSFIGYSAAFPLLLKSQFPEYISLAFLGAFLAAASRPVGGWLADKMGGAKLTAIVLAVMMAGAGSVIYFLGTKQFGGFLASFLILFIASGIGSGSTFQMIPGIFVPKEAAPVLGFTAAFAAYGSFLIPKLFGWSVNISGGYAPAFFIFIGFYVLSIILNWYYYQRKTSDALIAVKETA
- a CDS encoding DMT family transporter, yielding MALLERELNDVKYYFLLLLTSFLWGGNFIVGKTLVEHASPATLTILRWAIAIICLIPLVWWKEKKLIPPKKAILPLFLMGITGVALFQALQFMALEKTSATNVGLISTLNMFSIAAFSFFFLKEKINSLQFFSMLVSLFGVLLVLSKGNFELLFSLQFNTGDLYMMAAVGMWGIYSVCSKWAMATVTPMMSILYSGIFGLLVLLPFNTTEFTVRTINAPFIQSILYTGLISTVLCMVLWNIGVNKLGPSTAGLFLNFNPIFTAVLAFAFLDEKMTWTQAAGSVIVIAGCFLFTILKNKPVTSKEKQLAIPAPILAGEPINHR
- a CDS encoding Lrp/AsnC family transcriptional regulator produces the protein MESIVSKVLDNVDIRILDLLQKDAQLSNLELSKRVNLSAPAVHARIKRLESEGYIKKQVAILNHEKLGFDLLCFVFMSTNMHQAEKLESLEATLESMKEVLECHCLTGEYDYLLKVACKDRKGLEIFIRKLNELGITKIQTSLALREIKDSTVLPIHGHE
- a CDS encoding ABC transporter permease, which codes for MMKNPKLLIGTIFMIALFFFGIFGPYLPFVDKDLSMVGSRVIDGDIKLPPFPPSIENLFGTDRKGIDLLSRIILGTREVLIVLFSVVLLRYLVAIPLGVFSLYSRGVKWVQDFLNKFLSFVPPVFMVILIVNMPILVYSEHRYYIVIGIIALLEAGRAAEKIHLQVQSISQKPYIEAAITTGSGPVTLFKRYYVPALIPELIVSVFLELGRTMFLIGQLGIVKIYLSHKLQVIEAQTSIVVEVQNTSNAWPLLFSDILQDIFVYPWIPFVACVIITIVILGFFTLADGLRKHFQKGYEYL
- a CDS encoding ABC transporter permease subunit, with translation MQLIFKLGKLLFMWIFVAVFLILLVMMPRGNPDIDHSLSRQEMTDQYGEQMQTLQWETYKENILQTFKNAIADKSLGQTVHLLSVEEEVWRFFKKSLVLLIPSLFISLIFGVMKGIFDFRFSKGLASLPGQRTTSLLLSMPDFFVIISVQIGLMILVTYGFPHIDVYGSETLSNKLLGIFFLSMYPLVYIARVTQSVLQAEAGMDYIRTAMSKGTSSNKIIFIHMLGNGWLKILSHLNTITLYLLSNLFIVEFLTGYRGGAYRFFRAFEVKPVFTIGAKMEIEIPIIIEYILIFTFIVLLSQMASTIASDRQLRKEGNEV
- a CDS encoding TIGR03943 family putative permease subunit, translated to MQFHAQQAARSLILLGFSVLIYMLHFTGKIYLFINPKYLLLSQAAAFLFLLLFFIQITRVWTIKGAHGHDSCSHAGECCAHDDHHDHFHDHGTTPFSAKKLVSYLIIVLPLLSGFMLPAKVLDSAIADKKGAMLSIAGSSKSGQGNRAKSEKTEQADSQGIGDDNQPPENSDDQAGQGSAIPEGTEAATGYENLMTDEEYNKEMKELESESTIFFNDSIYSSYYEAISSNIDQYQGRKVSLYGFVYKEEGFAENQLVVSRFLVTHCVADASIIGFLSEFPDAATIEKDTWIKIEGVIETGSYMDTPIPLVKVSKWEITEEPEVPYLYPVSIQRN
- a CDS encoding permease; the protein is MIRLIRSNLMDITGFAVILAFLMLLSLGMGFQNKLEIPSSILNLNTIFLSILIEAFPFVLIGVLIAGMIQIFVTEEHISRWIPKNKYLAIVMSCSVGALFPACECGIVPIIRRLVGKGVPIAAAIGFMLTGPLINPIVIASTYMAFGNDVKIAALRMGLGFAIAILVAFMVGMIFKGTQFKKSTSLPIHSNSGNQSFFEKFWAMLQHSIDEFFDMAKYLIIGAFLAALVQTYMPAKTLLEIGSGAASSLAVMMGLAFFLSLCSEADAFIGASFSSIFPSTSILGFLIFGPMIDLKNTLIMMSVFRFKFVMTVLALVAGTVFTILMLFGGML